A window of the Synechococcus sp. LTW-R genome harbors these coding sequences:
- the nrdJ gene encoding ribonucleoside-triphosphate reductase, adenosylcobalamin-dependent, producing the protein MSVPGASAASSTSALNSPRPDFPATAPAANPVFYRTYSRKTPNGRESWNEVAERNLSGLRKLGNLNEAEVTLLRRMQQEQKALPSGRWLWIGGTPWIEQEANFSGSYNCTSTNLVDWEAFGLMMDLAMMGCGTGAIIEPHLIERLPAVRNTLKVTGVSDIGVTPAGQRQETTTHEINGQTVTVKVGDTRRGWVDSYQLLLKLCSDERFDASTPIEVSVDLSDVRPVGETLKGFGGMANPVKLKDLYGRVAQILNKAQGRQLTSVECCLLIDEAAVTIVAGNIRRSAGMRQFAADDSAASTAKDNLWQQDSDGNWRIDPERDALRMANHTRVFHSRPDRQTVLEAVTKQFHSGEGAIQFAPEAIARSNADLLSTPELRKEFMDVYCEQGREEAGRWLTTNHPDLSPEELEHRLGRYGLNPCGEILGADFHCNLAEIHLNRIDPDDLVAQEEAFTAGGLAVACLLNHRFEVERYRQSRAWDPIVGVSFTGLFDFFVHAFGTPWLTWWEAGRPDSEDGRAFKAKEAEYLSRWKEIVNKAVWDYCDRHGLRRPNRCTTVQPAGTKSLLTGASPGWHPPKAQRFIRRITFRKNDPVALACMDYGYSIVPSQSDKDEEGRLLDDAFDPRCTEWLVEIPTEVSWANIPGADAVEINNFSAMAQFDFYMQVQQHYTAHNTSATVEFREHEIEPLTDAIHAAIDNGQGYISAALLARFDANATFPRLPFEPINQATYEELQAAVVSRRRTNDFFEALQRYDGGELMEAGPAGCDSDKCLLPLAKPEN; encoded by the coding sequence GTGTCAGTTCCTGGAGCCAGTGCCGCGAGCAGCACCAGCGCCCTGAACAGCCCCAGACCTGACTTTCCTGCGACTGCCCCTGCCGCGAATCCGGTCTTCTACCGGACCTACAGCCGCAAAACCCCGAACGGCCGCGAAAGCTGGAACGAGGTCGCCGAGCGCAACCTCTCGGGCCTGCGCAAACTCGGCAATCTGAACGAGGCAGAAGTGACCCTGCTGCGCCGGATGCAGCAGGAACAAAAAGCGCTGCCCTCGGGCCGTTGGCTCTGGATTGGTGGCACCCCCTGGATCGAGCAGGAGGCGAACTTCTCCGGTTCCTACAACTGCACCTCCACCAACCTGGTGGATTGGGAAGCCTTCGGTCTGATGATGGACCTGGCGATGATGGGCTGCGGCACCGGCGCCATCATTGAGCCGCACCTGATCGAGCGGCTCCCCGCGGTCCGCAACACCCTCAAGGTCACCGGCGTCAGCGACATCGGCGTCACCCCTGCCGGCCAGCGCCAAGAGACCACAACTCACGAGATCAACGGCCAAACCGTCACAGTGAAGGTGGGCGACACCCGACGCGGCTGGGTGGACAGCTATCAGCTGCTGCTCAAACTCTGCAGCGACGAGCGCTTCGACGCGAGCACCCCGATTGAGGTCAGCGTGGACCTCTCCGATGTCCGCCCCGTTGGCGAGACACTGAAGGGCTTCGGCGGCATGGCCAATCCGGTCAAGCTCAAGGACCTCTACGGCCGCGTCGCCCAAATCCTGAACAAAGCCCAAGGTCGACAGCTGACCTCGGTGGAGTGCTGCCTGCTCATCGATGAAGCCGCCGTCACGATCGTGGCCGGCAACATCCGCCGCAGCGCCGGCATGCGCCAGTTCGCCGCGGACGACAGCGCCGCCTCCACCGCCAAGGACAACCTCTGGCAACAGGACAGCGACGGCAACTGGCGCATTGACCCCGAGCGCGATGCCCTGCGCATGGCGAACCACACCCGGGTCTTCCACAGCCGTCCCGACCGTCAGACCGTCCTCGAGGCCGTCACCAAGCAGTTCCACTCCGGCGAAGGCGCGATTCAGTTCGCCCCTGAAGCCATCGCCCGCTCCAACGCCGACCTGCTCTCCACCCCTGAGCTGCGCAAGGAGTTCATGGACGTCTACTGCGAGCAGGGACGGGAGGAAGCCGGCCGCTGGCTCACCACCAACCACCCCGACCTGAGCCCCGAGGAGCTCGAGCATCGCCTCGGCCGCTATGGCCTGAACCCCTGCGGCGAAATCCTGGGGGCGGACTTCCACTGCAACCTCGCCGAGATCCACCTCAACCGGATCGATCCCGATGACCTGGTGGCCCAAGAGGAGGCCTTCACCGCCGGCGGCCTGGCCGTGGCCTGCCTGCTCAACCACCGTTTCGAAGTGGAGCGCTACCGCCAAAGCCGCGCCTGGGACCCCATCGTCGGCGTGAGCTTCACCGGCTTGTTCGACTTCTTTGTCCATGCCTTTGGCACCCCCTGGCTGACCTGGTGGGAAGCCGGCCGCCCCGACAGCGAAGATGGCCGCGCCTTCAAGGCGAAGGAAGCTGAGTACCTCAGCCGCTGGAAGGAGATCGTCAACAAGGCGGTTTGGGACTACTGCGATCGCCACGGCCTGCGCCGTCCCAACCGCTGCACGACCGTTCAGCCCGCCGGCACCAAGAGCCTGCTCACCGGCGCATCCCCCGGCTGGCACCCCCCCAAGGCCCAGCGCTTCATCCGCCGGATCACCTTCCGCAAGAACGATCCTGTTGCTCTGGCCTGCATGGACTACGGCTACTCGATCGTGCCGTCCCAGTCCGACAAGGATGAAGAAGGTCGCCTTCTGGATGACGCCTTTGATCCCCGCTGCACCGAGTGGCTGGTGGAAATCCCCACCGAGGTGAGCTGGGCGAACATCCCTGGCGCCGATGCCGTTGAGATCAACAACTTCTCAGCGATGGCCCAGTTCGACTTCTACATGCAGGTGCAGCAGCACTACACCGCCCACAACACCTCGGCGACGGTGGAGTTCCGCGAGCACGAGATCGAACCGCTGACCGATGCGATCCACGCCGCGATCGACAACGGCCAGGGGTACATCTCCGCAGCCCTGCTGGCTCGCTTCGACGCCAACGCGACCTTCCCGCGCCTGCCCTTCGAGCCCATCAACCAGGCCACCTACGAAGAACTCCAAGCCGCCGTGGTCAGCCGCCGACGCACCAACGATTTCTTCGAAGCCCTGCAGCGCTACGACGGCGGTGAATTGATGGAGGCCGGCCCCGCGGGCTGCGACTCCGACAAGTGCCTGCTGCCCCTGGCCAAGCCCGAGAACTGA